One region of Centropristis striata isolate RG_2023a ecotype Rhode Island chromosome 3, C.striata_1.0, whole genome shotgun sequence genomic DNA includes:
- the LOC131968793 gene encoding heavy metal-binding protein HIP-like has translation MRAVGLLLLLLALCGSGAQGELQETAPRDPAEEPTEQTTSDIWAEVRALRDMVVELLQRENSDLQARLSNSESRTETLMSLETRLTATESKTSDLETENADLQTRLSSSESELLISKSKIETLERENAERKVAFYTALTDSGHFGPFNTDITLKYSRVSTNIGDAYNPSTGFFTAPVRGVYYFQFTLCGAQTSGMGVYVYKNNGGIMWNQEWKEEKGWEYMTNSVVLELMAGDEIHLVLPSGLSLYDDIYNQSTFSGSLLFTL, from the exons ATGAGGgctgttggtttgctgctgctgctgctggctttgTGTGGGTCAGGAGCTCAGGGTGAGCTTCAGGAGACCGCTCCTAGAGATCCAGCTGAGGAACCGACCGAGCAGACCACATCTGACATCTGGGCAGAGGTGAGGGCTCTGAGAGACATGgtggtggagctgctgcagagagagaactcAG acctGCAGGCCAGACTGAGCAACAGTGAGTCCAGGACCGAAACGCTGATGTCTttggaaactcgactgactgccaccgagagcaaaacaagtgacctagaaacagagaatgcag acctgcagaccagactgagcagcagtgagagtgaacttcTCATCAGCAAGTCCAAGATCgagacgctggagagagaaaatgcag AGAGAAAGGTGGCCTTTTACACAGCTCTGACTGATTCAGGACATTTTGGACCATTCAACACAGACATCACACTGAAATACAGCAGAGTCTCCACCAACATTGGCGATGCTTACAATCCATCTAcag gTTTCTTCACAGCTCCAGTCAGAGGGGTCTACTACTTCCAGTTCACTCTGTGTGGTGCCCAAACAAGTGGCATGGGTGTCTACGTGTACAAGAACAACGGAGGGATCATGTGGAATCAGGAGTGGAAGGAAGAGAAAGGTTGGGAATACATgactaactctgttgtcttggagctgatggcaggagatgAAATCCACCTCGTCCTCCCATCAGGCCTTTCTCTCTATGACGATATATACAACCAGAGCACCTTCAgtggctccctcctcttcacactgtga